From the genome of Suricata suricatta isolate VVHF042 chromosome 3, meerkat_22Aug2017_6uvM2_HiC, whole genome shotgun sequence, one region includes:
- the DCST1 gene encoding E3 ubiquitin-protein ligase DCST1, with protein sequence MVTAQHEDGGTGQGKPPHTTVQRLLTWGLPAPCSRFLWRRPGEFPVTALLLGAGTGGLLAVGLFQLLVNPMNIYEDQKMAALYGLVGLGAVGWGTSPHIRCASLLLVPKMLGKEGRLFVLGYALAAIYEGPAANLRRNVNEVVASLGCTVELQVNNTRAAWRVSTAPLLAVFKGLQGSQVSLKAETQNISKSFGDLDSQVNSDVGYSPKDSAGSAGMARGVGTHGAPASRQHLSTQKMYELKTRLRCSCERCGDVPVPRSFSYVDSYNGDIRYDNIYISTYFRQIDERRRKLGKRTLLPLRRAEEKTVIFPCDPFMQASEMRNVARELAETVPVLLLLLLLCGLDWALYSIFAAIRRHSFLQYSFRSSHKLEVKVGGDSMLARLLRKTIGALNTSSETVVETSNLPCLPQPVSLSPGAYLRAALPAGLLLSLCLLQAFGYRLRRVIAAFCFPKREKQRILFLYNDLLRRRAAFTKLRRAAIVSRAQQQGAPRHPLADVLHRRCPLLRPWLRRRCVVCQAPETPQAYECPTPDCAAVYCRSCWDDMRRRCPACTPREELSSSAYSDSNDDATYAE encoded by the exons ATGGTCACCGCGCAGCATGAAGAtgggggcacagggcaggggaagCCCCCCCACACCA CGGTGCAGAGGCTCCTGACCTGGGGGCTGCCGGCCCCCTGCAGCCGGTTCCTGTGGCGCCGGCCTGGCGAGTTTCCGGTCACCGCCTTGCTGCTGGGCGCTGGCACCGGAGGGCTCCTGGCCGTGG GTCTCTTTCAGCTCCTGGTGAACCCCATGAACATCTATGAGGATCAGAAGATGGCGGCCTTGTACGGCCTGGTGG GCTTGGGGGCCGTGGGCTGGGGGACCTCCCCTCACATCCGCTGTGCCAGCCTCCTGCTTGTACCCAAGATGCTGGGCAAAGAGGGCAGGCTCTTCGTGCTGGGGTACGCCTTGGCTGCCATCTATGAGG GCCCCGCGGCCAACCTGCGGCGCAACGTCAACGAGGTGGTGGCCTCGCTGGGCTGCACCGTGGAGCTGCAGGTCAACAACACTCGGGCCGCCTGGCGCGTCTCCACAGCCCCGCTGCTCGCCGTGTTCAAGGGCCTGCAG ggcagcCAAGTGTCACTGAAAGCCGAGACTCAGAACATCTCCAAGTCCTTCGGGGACCTGGACTCCCAGGTGAACAGTGACGTGGGCTACAGCCCCAAGGACTCTGCGGGCTCAGCGGGGATGGCTCGAGGTGTGGGGACCCACGGAGCCCCGGCCTCCCGACAGCACCTCTCTACACAGAAGATGTACGAGTTGAAGACCAGGCTGCGCTGTTCCTGTGAGCG ATGCGGAGATGTCCCTGTGCCCAGGTCCTTCTCCTACGTGGACAGCTATAACGGGGACATCCGCTATGACAACATCTACATCAGCACCTACTTCCGTCAGATCGACGAACGCAGGAGGAAGTTG GGCAAGCGGACTTTGCTGCCGCTCCGCAGAGCCGAGGAGAAAACGGTCATCTTCCCCTGTGACCCCTTCATGCAGGCGTCGGAGATGAGGAACGTG GCCAGGGAGCTTGCGGAGACCGTGCccgtcctgctgctgctgctgctgctctgcgGCCTGGACTGGGCGCTCTACTCCATCTTCGCCGCCATCCGCCGCCACTCCTTCCTGCAGTACTCCTTCCGCA GTAGCCATAAACTGGAGGTGAAAGTCGGGGGGGACTCCATGCTCGCCCGGCTTCTTCGGAAGACCATCGGAGCCCTGAACACCTCCTCGGAGACCGTGGTGGAGACCAGCAACCTGC cctgCCTGCCGCAGCCGGTGAGCCTGAGCCCCGGGGCCTACCTTCGGGCGGCGCTGCCCGCCGGCCTGCTGCTGAGCCTCTGCCTTCTGCAAGCCTTCGGCTACCGGCTCCGGAGGGTCATCGCGGCCTTCTGCTTCCCCAAG CGAGAGAAGCAGCGGATCCTGTTCCTCTACAATGACCTGCTGAGGAGGAGGGCGGCCTTCACGAAGCTGAGGAGGGCGGCCATCGTGAGCCGGGCACAGCAGCAGGGGGCCCCG CGCCACCCCCTGGCCGACGTCCTGCACCGCCGCTGCCCGCTCCTGCGCCCCTGGTTGCGCCGCCGCTGCGTGGTGTGCCAGGCGCCCGAGACGCCCCAGGCCTATGAGTGCCCGACGCCGGACTGCGCGGCCGTGTACTGCCGGTCGTGCTGGGACGACATGCGGCGGCGGTGCCCGGCCTGCACCCCGCGCGAGGAGCTCTCCTCCTCCGCCTACAGCGATAGCAACGACGACGCCACCTACGCCGAGTGA
- the DCST2 gene encoding DC-STAMP domain-containing protein 2: PPETGTHLDSAAMPRLGAEGPSMSRAVVRSAGGFALGLSLATAYGLLELLVEEHSPWGCLAGALTLASFLGLGLAFSRQVRATVLLLLPQAFSKQGRTLLMVAAFGLVLQGPCANTLHNFTQASKAVACGAELALNQTAEALERARQPLVSALNKIKAIAQKAKEVADRVRKFFRSIMDGVKHVARALRNVWYWLLHIGDVCNAELGNPYVKCTRVFDSAEESCARSVPGARRLCRVLTPFKLVLCGLASVAQVFCVIPKYVQPFLQKTIGLPVRKLINRVRQEFEFNVTVTHHFSVDLNASRSLSQVALDLQEAVSAKLQHVREALLLMGYSTALLLALLYLQALFYRYCYLNWISFDNVYITSQFLLMDEVRSRAGLPTVLPLSAREAGRYIQPGSIFLSRWEQIFYILAIFNLVRHLLLVLLLVFLDYSVFWVLDLARHQLQGEIVARSPVSVSITVEGTGYTGRIYRDLVSAFDVLQQSNISVLSPHCVLRPSEPDATGYVVIGIMYGLCFFVTLCGHYVSRLRRVICASYYPSREQERISFLYNSLLSRRSSLSAALHRTVRRRAADQGHTRPLQVLAMRCSCLAPVLARFWQQQPHCLGCRRASDQEDVENLVSCVAPGCPGLFCSTCFRLLDNTCSVCASPLFLQWGLDPELDSSDEEGPQQRLAGAARSGDPELEWLLQQQPRGAQGRGLPSESSPEVSDLDEETGAPQRTRSTEDTQDRGPGGSGPT; encoded by the exons CCCCCGGAAACAGGCACACACTTGGACTCAGCAGCCATGCCCCGCCTCGGGGCAGAGGGCCCGAGTATGTCGCGGGCCGTGGTCCGCAGCGCTGGGGGTTTTGCCCTGGGCCTGTCCCTGGCCACGGCCTACGGGCTCCTGGAGCTGCTGGTGGAAGAGCACAGCCCCTGGGGCTGCCTGGCGGGCGCCCTCACGCTGGCCTCCTTCCTCGGCCTGGGCTTGGCCTTCTCCCGCCAGGTCCGGGCCACCgtcctcctgctgctgccccaGGCCTTCTCCA AGCAGGGCCGGACCCTGCTGATGGTGGCCGCCTTCGGGCTGGTGCTGCAAGGGCCCTGTGCCAACACCTTGCACAACTTCACCCAGGCCAGCAAGGCCGTGGCCTGCGGGGCGGAGCTGGCCTTGAACCAGACCGCCGAAGCGTTGGAGCGGGCCAGGCAGCCCCTCGTCA GTGCGCTGAACAAGATTAAGGCCATTGCCCAGAAGGCCAAAGAGGTGGCTGACCGGGTCCGCAAGTTCTTTCGGTCCATCATGGACGGCGTGAAGCACGTAG CCAGGGCGCTGCGGAACGTGTGGTACTGGCTGCTTCACATCGGGGACGTGTGCAACGCCGAGCTGGGCAACCCTTATGTGAAGTGCACGCGTGTCTTCGACAGCGCGGAGGAGAGCTGCGCCCGGAGCGTCCCGGGGGCCCGCCGCCTGTGCCGCGTGCTCACGCCCTTCAAGCTGGTGCTCTGCGGGCTGGCCAGCG TGGCCCAGGTGTTCTGCGTCATCCCCAAGTACGTCCAGCCCTTCTTGCAAAAGACCATTGGCCTCC CTGTGAGGAAGTTAATTAACCGGGTGCGTCAGGAGTTTGAGTTCAACGTGACCGTCACCCACCATTTCTCTGTGGACCTCAACGCCTCCCGGAGCCTGTCTCAGGTggccctggacctgcaggaggcCGTGAGCGCGAAGCTGCAGCACGTGCGCGAGGCCCTGCTCCTGATGGGCTACAGCACAGCCCTGCTGCTGGCACTGCTCTACCTCCA AGCCCTGTTTTACCGGTACTGTTACCTGAACTGGATCAGTTTTGACAACGTCTACATTACCAGCCAGTTTCTGCTCATGGACGAGGTCCGGTCCAGGGCGGGGCTGCCCACGGTGCTGCCGCTCAGTGCCCGCGAGGCCGGACGCTACATCCAGCCTG GCTCCATCTTCCTGTCCCGGTGGGAGCAGATTTTCTATATCCTGGCGATCTTCAACCTTGTCCGGCACCTCCTCCTGGTGCTGCTCCTGGTCTTCCTGGACTATTCCGTCTTCTGGGTGCTGGACCTGGCTCGGCACCAGTTGCAGGGGGAGATTGTGGCCCGCA GCCCTGTGTCGGTGTCCATAACCGTGGAGGGCACCGGCTACACCGGGAGGATCTATCGTGACCTGGTGTCGGCGTTCGATGTCCTGCAGCAAAGCAACATCAGCGTCTTGTCCCCACACTGCGTCCTGCGCCCCTCGGAGCCGGATGCCACGGGTTATGTCGTCATCG GCATCATGTATGGCCTGTGCTTCTTCGTCACACTGTGCGGCCACTACGTCAGCAGGCTGCGGCGGGTCATCTGTGCCTCCTACTACCCGTCCCGGGAGCAG GAGAGGATCTCCTTCCTGTACAACTCACTTCTGAGCCGCCGGAGCAGTCTGTCGGCCGCCCTGCACCGAACAGTGAGACGGCGGGCGGCTGACCAGGGCCACACGCGTCCCCTGCAGGTGCTGGCCATGCG ATGCTCCTGTCTGGCTCCGGTGCTCGCCCGCTTCTGGCAGCAGCAGCCTCACTGCCTGGGCTGCAGGCGGGCCTCCGACCAGGAGGACGTGGAGAACCTGGTGTCCTGCGTGGCTCCCGGCTGCCCGG GCCTCTTCTGCTCCACCTGCTTCCGTCTCCTGGACAACACGTGCTCCGTGTGCGCATCCCCCCTCTTCCTCCAGTGGGGCCTGGACCCCGAGCT GGACTCCAGTGATGAGGAGGGCCCCCAGCAACGGCTGGCCGGGGCAGCTCGGAGCGGGGACCCTGAGCTGGAGTGGTTACTGCAGCAGCAGCCGcggggagcccagggcaggggtctCCCCTCGGAGTCCAGCCCGGAGGTCAG TGATCTGGACGAGGAGACGGGGGCTCCGCAGAGGACACGCAGCACAGAGGACACGCAGGACAGAGGACCCGGGGGTAGCGGCCCCACCTGA
- the ZBTB7B gene encoding zinc finger and BTB domain-containing protein 7B, whose product MGSPEDDLIGIPFPDHSSELLSRLNEQRQRGHLCDLTIRTQGLEYRTHRAVLAACSHYFKKLFTEGGGGGGAGAGGGGPPPPPPPPAPRPVARRSRKPRKAFLQTKGARANHLVPEGPAVPSHPAAFEEEEEVAGRVAGSGPGDSYSPPAGTASPPEGPLGYEACEGEEEEEELVYPTAYGLAPAGGPPLSPEELGSDEDAIDPDLMAYLSSLHQDALAPGLDGQDKLVRKRRSQMPQECPVCHKIIHGAGKLPRHMRTHTGEKPFACEVCGVRFTRNDKLKIHMRKHTGERPYSCPHCPARFLHSYDLKNHMHLHTGDRPYECHLCHKAFAKEDHLQRHLKGQNCLEVRTRRRRKDDAPPHYPPPSAAAPPPAGLDLSNGHLDTFRLSLARFWEQSAPTGPPVATLGPPDDDEEEGAPSTPQAEGALESS is encoded by the exons ATGGGGAGCCCTGAGGACGACCTCATCGGGATCCCGTTCCCAGACCACAGCAGCGAGCTCCTGAGCCGCCTCAACGAGCAGCGCCAGCGGGGCCACCTCTGCGACCTCACCATCCGCACGCAGGGCCTGGAGTACCGCACCCACCGGGCCGTGCTGGCCGCCTGCAGCCACTACTTCAAGAAGCTGTTCACCGAGGGCGGCGGAGGCGGCGGCGCAGGCGCGGGGGGCGGCGGGCCG ccgccgcccccgcccccgccggcccCTCGGCCCGTCGCCCGCCGCAGCCGCAAGCCCCGCAAAGCTTTCCTGCAGACCAAGGGGGCCCGGGCGAACCACTTAGTGCCCGAGGGACCCGCGGTGCCCAGCCATCCCGCGGCCttcgaggaggaggaggaggtggcggGCAGGGTGGCGGGCAGCGGGCCGGGGGACAGCTACAGCCCTCCAGCCGGGACTGCTTCGCCGCCCGAGGGCCCCCTGGGGTACGAGGCCTGCgagggtgaggaggaagaggaggagctggTGTACCCCACCGCCTACGGGCTGGCGCCGGCGGGTGGGCCCCCGCTCTCCCCGGAGGAGCTGGGCTCGGACGAGGACGCCATCGACCCTGACCTGATGGCCTACCTGAGCTCGCTGCACCAGGACGCCCTGGCGCCGGGCCTGGATGGCCAGGACAAGCTGGTGCGCAAACGCCgctcccagatgccccaggagtGCCCGGTCTGCCACAAGATCATCCACGGGGCGGGCAAGCTGCCGCGCCACATGAGGAcccacacgggcgagaagcccttCGCCTGCGAAGTCTGCGGCGTCCGTTTCACCCG gaacGACAAGCTGAAGATCCACATGCGGAAGCACACGGGAGAGCGGCCGTACTCCTGCCCGCACTGCCCAGCCCGCTTCCTGCACAGCTACGACCTCAAGAACCACATGCACCTGCACACGGGGGACCGGCCCTACGAGTGCCACCTGTGCCACAAGGCCTTCGCCAAGGAGGACCACCTGCAGCGCCACCTCAAGGGCCAGAACTGCCTGGAGGTGCGCACCCGGCGGCGCCGGAAGGACGACGCACCACCTCACTACCCGCCGCCCTCCGcagccgccccgccccccgcgggcCTCGACCTCTCCAACGGCCACTTGGACACCTTCCGCCTCTCTCTGGCCCGATTCTGGGAGCAGTCAGCCCCTACTGGCCCCCCGGTAGCCACCCTGGGCCCCCCTGATGACGACGAGGAGGAGGGGGCACCCAGCACGCCTCAGGCCGAAGGTGCATTGGAGTCCTCTTAG